One genomic region from Bacillus sp. SLBN-46 encodes:
- a CDS encoding sporulation protein Cse60, whose amino-acid sequence MIQVKLFDREHEKDLEKEMNRFLRGIDEQSLLDIKYNVAAMTEDEEEEQIYCFSAMIIYRS is encoded by the coding sequence GTGATTCAGGTAAAGTTATTTGACCGGGAGCATGAGAAAGATTTAGAAAAAGAAATGAATCGCTTCTTAAGAGGAATTGATGAGCAGAGTCTGCTTGATATTAAATATAACGTTGCTGCGATGACAGAAGATGAAGAGGAAGAACAAATCTATTGTTTTTCAGCGATGATTATCTATCGATCATAA
- a CDS encoding NAD(P)/FAD-dependent oxidoreductase, with protein MEYDVIVIGGGPSGLMAAIAAGEKGAKVLLIDKGDKLGRKLAISGGGRCNVTNRLPVEEIIKHLPGNGKFLYSAFSIFSNEDIIRFFEKLGIELKEEDHGRMFPVSDKAQSVVDALLHQLENLNVKVFKNSPVKDLMYENGQVSAVMLKDGQRLSAKSIVIAVGGKSVPHTGSTGDGYAWAEKAGHTITELFPTEVPVTSNEPFIKNKSLQGLSLRDIDLSVLNPKGKPIISHRMDMLFTHFGVSGPAVLRCSQFVVKAMKKWNLKEVTMSLDALPDKKEEEIFQEIINLVKNEPKKSIKNTLKGLLPERYLLFLFEQNSIDPSEQGGTISNEKIRSFSKSCKQFLIKVNGTLPLEKAFVTGGGVSVKEIEPQTMGSKLMNGLYFCGEILDIHGYTGGYNITSALVTGRLAGTNAALFAKSNYQSIW; from the coding sequence ATGGAATATGATGTGATTGTCATCGGCGGGGGGCCATCCGGTTTAATGGCTGCCATTGCCGCTGGTGAAAAAGGCGCGAAAGTACTTTTAATAGATAAAGGCGACAAGCTTGGGCGAAAGCTTGCTATTTCTGGGGGCGGACGCTGTAATGTGACGAATCGCCTGCCAGTTGAAGAAATCATTAAGCACTTGCCAGGAAATGGCAAGTTTTTATACAGTGCTTTTTCCATCTTCAGTAATGAAGATATCATTAGATTTTTTGAAAAGCTAGGAATCGAATTAAAAGAAGAAGATCATGGGCGTATGTTCCCTGTTTCCGACAAAGCACAATCGGTCGTGGACGCACTTTTACATCAATTGGAAAATCTTAATGTGAAAGTGTTCAAAAATAGTCCTGTAAAGGATCTCATGTATGAAAATGGTCAGGTATCCGCAGTCATGTTAAAGGATGGCCAACGTCTATCAGCCAAATCCATTGTGATTGCTGTCGGTGGAAAGTCTGTTCCCCATACAGGGTCCACAGGCGATGGGTATGCATGGGCGGAAAAAGCAGGTCATACCATTACCGAACTGTTTCCTACTGAGGTACCTGTCACGTCCAACGAACCTTTTATCAAAAATAAATCGCTGCAGGGTTTATCTTTACGGGACATTGACTTAAGCGTCTTAAATCCAAAAGGGAAACCGATCATCTCTCATCGAATGGACATGCTGTTCACTCACTTTGGCGTTAGCGGCCCCGCTGTATTACGTTGCAGTCAATTTGTTGTAAAAGCGATGAAGAAATGGAACTTGAAAGAGGTTACCATGAGTCTAGATGCTCTACCCGATAAAAAGGAAGAAGAGATTTTTCAAGAAATCATTAACCTAGTAAAAAACGAACCTAAAAAGAGTATTAAAAATACACTAAAAGGTTTGCTCCCTGAACGGTATTTACTATTTCTCTTTGAACAAAATAGCATCGACCCATCTGAGCAGGGTGGTACTATTTCGAATGAAAAAATCAGAAGTTTTTCTAAAAGCTGTAAGCAATTTCTCATTAAGGTAAATGGCACTCTTCCACTTGAAAAAGCCTTTGTAACCGGTGGTGGGGTCTCAGTTAAGGAAATTGAACCGCAAACCATGGGGTCAAAGCTAATGAACGGCTTATATTTTTGCGGGGAAATTCTTGATATTCACGGGTATACAGGTGGCTATAATATAACCTCTGCGCTCGTAACCGGAAGACTTGCTGGGACTAACGCCGCACTTTTTGCCAAATCGAATTATCAGTCTATCTGGTAA
- a CDS encoding oligosaccharide flippase family protein → MQSKLLRGTFILTFGTILSKILGLIYVIPFFQIVGRQGTVLYQFSYVPYTIFISVATAGVPLAVSKFISKYNALEEYAVGRKLFKSGLMIMLITGFVAFLAMYLASPTLAEMSTQGEKANLKDVTTVMRAVSFALIVVPFMSLIRGYFQGHQSMGPSALSQVVEQIVRILFTLLGAYAVLNIFHGKMVTAVSVATFAAFIGAIGGLAVLFWYWYKRKPYLDELLEHDKGTMDISLKEIYKEIFISAFPFVLVGIANPLFQAIDQFTFTKAMAEIGKSTKVAESFFSMLNFESHKIVIIPVSLATAFSLTLVPSITKAFVENDRKSMNRQLNQTFQVLLFLTLPASIGLSLLAEPIYTVFYQHDLIGAEVLRAYAPVAILFSLYSVTAAILQGINEQRFTILSLLVGLLIKLSLNIPLIKMMETKGAVLATTLGYLAAIIINIIVIKTYSRYPFRLVWRRSLLIMIFAGLMWVGTELIYKLMLLFLSPASKGESILIILVSAGVGASIYFYLGLKSGLADRLFGTRLDRLMTKLKLPRRRGTA, encoded by the coding sequence ATGCAGTCTAAGCTTTTAAGAGGAACATTTATATTAACTTTTGGAACGATACTTTCCAAAATTCTCGGCTTAATTTACGTTATTCCATTCTTTCAAATCGTTGGTCGTCAAGGGACGGTCCTTTATCAATTTTCTTACGTTCCTTATACCATTTTTATTAGTGTCGCGACAGCGGGTGTACCGTTGGCGGTCTCCAAATTCATTTCTAAATATAATGCACTTGAAGAATATGCTGTTGGCAGAAAGCTTTTTAAATCTGGATTAATGATTATGCTCATCACTGGATTTGTTGCCTTTTTAGCCATGTATCTTGCCTCACCTACATTAGCTGAAATGAGTACACAAGGTGAAAAAGCGAACCTGAAAGATGTCACAACCGTTATGAGAGCGGTTAGTTTTGCTCTAATCGTTGTTCCGTTCATGAGTTTGATCAGAGGTTATTTTCAGGGCCATCAATCAATGGGGCCATCGGCACTCTCTCAAGTAGTAGAACAAATTGTCCGAATTCTATTTACACTACTAGGTGCTTATGCAGTTTTAAATATTTTCCATGGCAAAATGGTAACGGCTGTTAGTGTAGCTACCTTTGCTGCTTTTATTGGAGCTATTGGAGGCCTTGCCGTTTTATTTTGGTACTGGTATAAAAGAAAGCCGTATTTAGACGAACTCCTTGAACATGATAAGGGTACGATGGATATCTCGCTAAAAGAAATTTATAAAGAAATCTTTATCTCTGCCTTTCCATTCGTCTTAGTGGGCATTGCGAATCCATTATTCCAGGCGATTGATCAATTTACCTTTACAAAGGCAATGGCAGAAATCGGAAAATCGACGAAAGTTGCTGAATCTTTCTTCTCCATGTTGAATTTCGAGTCGCATAAGATTGTCATCATCCCAGTATCACTCGCGACAGCTTTTTCGTTGACGCTTGTTCCTAGTATCACGAAGGCTTTTGTTGAGAACGACAGGAAAAGTATGAATCGGCAATTAAATCAAACCTTTCAGGTCTTATTATTCTTAACTCTCCCAGCTTCAATTGGTCTTTCCTTGCTAGCTGAGCCTATTTACACCGTCTTTTATCAGCATGACTTGATTGGAGCAGAAGTATTAAGAGCCTATGCACCGGTTGCGATTTTATTTTCACTTTACTCAGTTACAGCTGCCATTTTACAAGGTATTAATGAACAACGATTTACGATCTTAAGTCTACTTGTAGGATTATTAATAAAATTATCGTTAAACATTCCTTTAATAAAAATGATGGAAACAAAAGGGGCTGTACTCGCTACCACACTTGGGTACCTAGCGGCCATTATTATCAATATCATCGTTATAAAAACGTATTCTCGTTACCCATTCCGTCTTGTTTGGCGAAGGAGTTTACTGATTATGATATTTGCTGGGCTCATGTGGGTTGGTACGGAGTTAATTTATAAGTTAATGTTATTATTCCTCTCCCCAGCATCAAAGGGTGAATCAATATTGATCATCTTGGTCAGTGCAGGAGTTGGGGCATCCATCTATTTTTACTTAGGCTTAAAATCAGGGCTTGCCGACCGCTTGTTTGGTACTAGGCTTGACCGCTTAATGACAAAGTTAAAATTGCCAAGAAGGAGGGGTACTGCTTGA
- a CDS encoding pseudouridine synthase yields the protein MRIDKMLANLGYGSRKEVKQLLKSGSVKVDDVVVKDAKQHVDPEKQTVTLNGEVIEYREFIYLMMNKPQGVLSATEDNNTETVIDLLELEDQVYEPFPVGRLDKDTEGLLLITNDGQLAHRLLAPKKHVPKTYFAVIEGEVTEADITAFANGVTLDDGYETKPGELKILKSGIRSDIELTITEGKFHQVKRMFEAVGKRVVYLQRISMGPLALDETLELGEYRELTEEEIELLMNYQVK from the coding sequence TTGAGAATTGATAAAATGCTAGCTAATCTTGGCTACGGAAGCCGAAAAGAAGTAAAGCAGCTTCTAAAAAGCGGTTCTGTTAAAGTAGACGATGTAGTGGTTAAAGATGCGAAACAGCATGTTGATCCTGAAAAGCAAACCGTCACTTTAAATGGTGAGGTCATCGAATACAGAGAATTTATCTATCTAATGATGAACAAGCCTCAAGGGGTTTTATCGGCAACTGAGGATAATAATACAGAAACAGTCATTGATCTATTGGAACTTGAAGACCAAGTGTATGAGCCGTTTCCTGTTGGAAGATTGGACAAGGATACAGAGGGCTTATTGTTAATCACCAATGACGGTCAATTGGCTCATCGATTGCTGGCACCGAAAAAACATGTTCCAAAGACCTATTTTGCTGTGATTGAAGGGGAAGTAACAGAAGCAGATATTACAGCCTTTGCTAATGGTGTAACATTGGATGACGGCTACGAAACAAAGCCTGGTGAATTAAAAATATTGAAATCTGGAATTCGTTCCGATATAGAGTTAACAATTACTGAAGGGAAATTTCATCAAGTAAAAAGAATGTTCGAAGCGGTAGGAAAAAGAGTCGTATACCTCCAACGTATTTCCATGGGACCACTTGCATTAGACGAAACCCTTGAGTTGGGAGAATACCGTGAATTAACCGAAGAAGAAATCGAGCTCTTGATGAATTATCAAGTGAAATAG